Proteins from a genomic interval of Desulfofustis limnaeus:
- a CDS encoding FmdB family zinc ribbon protein: protein MPLYEFICNDCHNQFETICTTSETASVTCPACGSIKIRKLLSVTSSLKTGGSGGNSLSSLPSAPSCGRSGFS from the coding sequence ATGCCCTTGTACGAATTCATTTGCAACGACTGTCATAACCAGTTCGAAACCATCTGCACCACGTCCGAAACCGCGTCGGTCACCTGCCCGGCATGTGGCTCCATAAAAATCAGGAAACTCCTGTCGGTTACCAGTTCGTTGAAGACCGGCGGCAGTGGCGGCAATTCGTTGTCCTCCTTGCCATCAGCCCCGTCATGTGGACGTTCAGGCTTCTCCTGA
- a CDS encoding helix-turn-helix domain-containing protein gives MEKTEFSSIRRKLGKTQKQLAALLGMSLKTIHSYEQGWRSIPAHIERQLFFLLIKQRGKNKELIPCWEQKSCPNREACPAWEFQSGDLCWFLCGTLCDCTNDVSYRDKISICRECSIFKRLTE, from the coding sequence ATGGAAAAGACAGAATTTAGTTCAATTCGCAGGAAGCTCGGCAAGACGCAAAAGCAGCTGGCCGCCCTGCTGGGGATGTCCCTCAAAACGATTCACAGCTACGAACAAGGGTGGCGATCAATCCCAGCCCATATCGAGCGTCAACTCTTCTTCCTGTTGATCAAACAGCGGGGCAAGAATAAAGAACTGATCCCCTGTTGGGAGCAAAAGAGCTGCCCGAACCGGGAGGCGTGCCCGGCCTGGGAGTTTCAAAGCGGCGATCTTTGCTGGTTTCTGTGCGGAACCCTGTGCGATTGTACTAACGACGTCTCCTATCGAGACAAGATCAGCATCTGTCGTGAATGCTCTATCTTCAAACGACTGACCGAATAG
- a CDS encoding FtsB family cell division protein has protein sequence MQFRRKPKKKLTPVQQNRLLKVCLVLVSVAALWLLLSPSTGVYGLVKLRREAARLEQQTKTLQQSNETLRQEIDRLHNDPDYLERIAREKYGMLKKNEQVFDFSKTSKEQSETAD, from the coding sequence ATGCAGTTCAGAAGAAAACCGAAAAAAAAATTGACCCCGGTCCAGCAGAACCGGTTGCTGAAGGTTTGCCTCGTTCTGGTATCGGTGGCGGCGTTGTGGCTGCTTTTGTCTCCGTCAACCGGGGTCTATGGGCTGGTGAAACTGCGTCGTGAAGCTGCTCGACTTGAGCAGCAGACCAAGACCTTGCAACAGAGCAACGAGACGCTGCGTCAGGAAATCGATCGGTTACATAACGATCCGGACTATCTGGAGCGAATCGCCCGGGAAAAATACGGAATGCTGAAAAAAAACGAACAAGTCTTCGATTTTTCGAAAACCTCGAAAGAGCAATCGGAGACCGCAGATTGA
- a CDS encoding uracil-DNA glycosylase: MAQLTEEVASCRMCQLHTQRICPVVGDGGRQPRLLIVGEWPIVPSAATRPETLFGVEEDLMVERMKTALGLSPDHVYVTSLIKCGVPAAVRPSLEQAKTCSRYVRRQVELLQPEVVCAMGTFAAQVLTGIDRPLSMLRGRVLPGGLGDESQLVVVPTYHPTFLLQNPDMKSAAWQDLQLVMKKLGLQHRNA, from the coding sequence TTGGCTCAGTTGACAGAAGAGGTCGCCTCGTGCCGGATGTGTCAGTTGCATACCCAGCGGATATGCCCCGTTGTCGGAGACGGTGGACGTCAGCCACGACTGTTGATCGTCGGTGAGTGGCCGATCGTCCCCAGCGCGGCCACGAGACCGGAGACGCTTTTCGGTGTGGAGGAAGACCTCATGGTGGAGCGGATGAAGACGGCCCTTGGGCTTTCCCCAGACCACGTTTATGTTACCAGTCTGATCAAATGTGGAGTTCCGGCCGCCGTTCGCCCAAGTCTCGAGCAGGCGAAAACCTGCTCTCGGTATGTACGGCGACAGGTGGAACTCTTACAGCCGGAAGTTGTTTGCGCCATGGGAACGTTCGCCGCGCAGGTCCTGACTGGCATTGACAGACCGCTTTCCATGCTGCGCGGCCGGGTATTGCCCGGTGGGCTTGGAGATGAAAGCCAGCTAGTGGTGGTGCCGACCTACCATCCCACTTTTCTTCTACAGAATCCTGATATGAAGTCAGCGGCTTGGCAGGATCTCCAGCTCGTTATGAAAAAGCTCGGCCTGCAGCACCGCAACGCCTGA